AGGCTTTCAGATAATGGGATACAAGTTCCAGGCCGATTTTCGGAAGTCGCCACAGGAACATGTTCCCTGTTTTCAGATAACTGGGCTGGTCGGTCATCATGTCCATCAAAAAGCGCCGCATCGTCGCGCTGCGAGCGGCCACGTCAAACACGCGGGTGATCGACTCCGGCCGGTAAAACCTTCGCGACAAGTCGGCCGTCTTGGCCAGTTCGCGCCCGAACGACCGCCGCCACGTTTTCTCGTAGTCGCCGGGACGCTGCGCCAGCAAAGCGCCGGCCAGCAACCGCCCACCCCACATGGCGTACAAAATCCCCTCGCCGGTCAACGCGTCGACATGCCCGGCGGCGTCGCCGATCACGGCCCACCCCGGCCCGGTCGTCGGCAGATCAAAAAAGGCGGAGTCGCGGACGAAGGGGATCGGTGCCGACCACTTTTGCCGCACCGGCCAATCGGCGAAATGTTCGGCGCGAATGGTCTCCACCGCCTCCCAGACGTCGAAATCGGGATCGCTGCTGCCGCCGCCGAGGCAAAGGTGGTCTGACCGCGGGAAAGCCCACACATAACCGGGGCGATCCATAAACCAAGTGGTCGCCTCCTGCCGCCGCCCTTCCAGGAAATACCCGACGGTCGCGCTGAGAAACTCCGCCGGCAACGGCCCGAGAAGATCACGCCGCACAACCGACTTGGCGCCGTCGGCCCCCACGACGAAATCGAAACGTTCGTCCACGCCGCCCAAGCGGAATTCCCGCCGGGACAACGAGACGCCCGTCACGCGCGCATTAAGGAAACGTGCCCCGGCCTCACGCGCCAGAGCCCGCACGTAGCCGTCGAAATCCCGCCGCGCCACAATCCACATGGGCGCGCGGCTTGTCAGGCGTATCGGCACTCCGGTCGGCGAAACGAAGTTGCCGATTTCCACCGGGCGTTTGGGCCCTTCGTAAGCCATGACTTCCGGGAAGCGTTCGCGCACCTTGGGCGGAACGCCGCCGCCGCAAGGCTTCTCCCAGGCATGCTCATGACGGTCGATGAGCGTGACCTGTGCGCCGCGCCTCGCCAGATGGTAGGCGCAAAACGCACCGGCAGGCCCGGCACCGACGATGGCAATCCTCACGCCACGACCCCCGGCAAGCGGGACGCAAGTAGGCCGCCCATGAGGAAAACCCAGAACAGAATTTCGTATTTGATCGTGTCGGCGGATACCGCGATGTTGATTTCCAAACCTTCCACCGCTCCCGCGCCGCGGTCGATGAGCCGCACAACCAGCGGCGTGACCAACAGCCCCAACACCAGCGCCGCGGGCAACAGGCCGAGGAAGACTCCGGCGATGATCGTCGCCAAGCTGAGCAGGATCAACGCGGCCCACAGTTGCAGGCCGAAGCGCTTCCCCCACCGCACGACCAGATTCCGCTTGCCGCTGAGTTTATCGGCGACGAAATCCGGCAGTTGATTGATGGTGATAATCGCGGCCGTCCAGAATCCCATCGCGCAGCCAACCCAAACGGCCGCGACGCCGAATTCCTGGGTTTGGGCGTAGTATCCGGTGAGCACCAATGCCGGTCCGAAGTTGAGGGCAATCATTAGTTCGCCCCATCCGCGATAGGCGAGCCACAGAGGCTTGGCCGTGTAGCCCCACCCGGACAGCAGCCCGAACAGCGCCAACGCCCATAGCCACCACCCGACAAACAGGCTCAAAACGGCAAACAACACCAAGCCGAGCGCAAAGCAAGCGTAGCCCGCCGCGCGAATCTGCTCGGCCGAAAGCAAGCCCTCTTGAATGACTCTGGTACCGCCGGAAAACGGCGTGCGGATCTCGTTGATATCATCGGTGCCCGAAAGATGGTCATAGTAGTCGTTGAGCAGATTCGTCCCGGCGTGAAACAGCCAGACCGCCACCATCGTCGCCACAGCCAATGGCCAATGGAATCTCGCGCCTTCCCACCAGGCCAGCGTCGCGCCGAGGCTCACCGGCATAAAGCTTGTCAACAAGAAACCGCGATAGAAACCCACTGCCCGCAACCATCGCTTCATCACCGAGCCGTCCTTCGCGTCAAATGAAATCGGCAACGCGCTCAAGAACACGTTGCCGACGTCTCAACTATTCATCCACTTAGCCGAGCAGCGACTTCAACTCCTCGACCTTGTCGGTGCGTTCCCAAGTAAACACTTCGCGGCCGAAGTGTCCGAAGGCCGCCGTCTTTTGATAAATCGGCCGCAGCAGATCCAGGTGCTTGATCATCGCCGCCGGTTTCAGCGGGAAGATATCGCGGACGGCCTTGCTGATTTTCGCCGGGTCCACCTTCTCGGTGCCGAAGGTCTCCACCAGCACCGAAACCGGTTCCGCCACGCCGATGACGTAACCGAGCTGCAACTCGCAGTTGTCGGCCAGGCCCGCCGCGACGATGTTCTTCGCGATGTAGCGCGCCATGTACGATGCGGTCCGGTCCACTTTCGACGGGTCCTTGCCCGAAAACGCGCCGCCACCGTGCCGGCCCATACCGCCGTAGGTATCGACGATGATCTTGCGTCCCGTCACACCGGAATCCGCCTGCGGGCCGCCCAACACGAAGCGCCCGGTGGCGTTAATGTGGAAAATTGTTTTGTCGTCGAGCAATTCTTCCGGCAGCGCCTTGAAAATCACTTCCCTTTTGACGCCCTCGATGATGTCCTCGTACGAAACATCAGGCGTGTGCTGGGTGGCGACCACGACGGTGTGAATGCGCACCGGCTTGCCGTCCCGGTATTCCATCGTCACCTGGCTTTTGCCGTCGGGCCGCAAAAAGGCGAGCCGCTTCTGGTTGCGCGCGATGGACAGTCCCATCACCAACTGGTGTGCATAATAGATCGGCGCGGGCATCAGCACGTCGGTATCCCGGCAAGCGTAGCCGAACATGATTCCCTGGTCGCCGGCGCCCTGCTCTTTGTGGAGGCCCATCTCGGC
The DNA window shown above is from Candidatus Lernaella stagnicola and carries:
- a CDS encoding NAD(P)/FAD-dependent oxidoreductase, which gives rise to MRIAIVGAGPAGAFCAYHLARRGAQVTLIDRHEHAWEKPCGGGVPPKVRERFPEVMAYEGPKRPVEIGNFVSPTGVPIRLTSRAPMWIVARRDFDGYVRALAREAGARFLNARVTGVSLSRREFRLGGVDERFDFVVGADGAKSVVRRDLLGPLPAEFLSATVGYFLEGRRQEATTWFMDRPGYVWAFPRSDHLCLGGGSSDPDFDVWEAVETIRAEHFADWPVRQKWSAPIPFVRDSAFFDLPTTGPGWAVIGDAAGHVDALTGEGILYAMWGGRLLAGALLAQRPGDYEKTWRRSFGRELAKTADLSRRFYRPESITRVFDVAARSATMRRFLMDMMTDQPSYLKTGNMFLWRLPKIGLELVSHYLKA
- a CDS encoding prenyltransferase — protein: MKRWLRAVGFYRGFLLTSFMPVSLGATLAWWEGARFHWPLAVATMVAVWLFHAGTNLLNDYYDHLSGTDDINEIRTPFSGGTRVIQEGLLSAEQIRAAGYACFALGLVLFAVLSLFVGWWLWALALFGLLSGWGYTAKPLWLAYRGWGELMIALNFGPALVLTGYYAQTQEFGVAAVWVGCAMGFWTAAIITINQLPDFVADKLSGKRNLVVRWGKRFGLQLWAALILLSLATIIAGVFLGLLPAALVLGLLVTPLVVRLIDRGAGAVEGLEINIAVSADTIKYEILFWVFLMGGLLASRLPGVVA
- the metK gene encoding methionine adenosyltransferase; protein product: MQQKDFIFTSESVTEGHPDKICDQISDAILDAIIDEDKSARVACETLVNTGMVVVAGEITTNTYVPIPDIVRETVRQIGYTDSKMGFDCDTCAVLSSIDRQSPDISQGVTAEMGLHKEQGAGDQGIMFGYACRDTDVLMPAPIYYAHQLVMGLSIARNQKRLAFLRPDGKSQVTMEYRDGKPVRIHTVVVATQHTPDVSYEDIIEGVKREVIFKALPEELLDDKTIFHINATGRFVLGGPQADSGVTGRKIIVDTYGGMGRHGGGAFSGKDPSKVDRTASYMARYIAKNIVAAGLADNCELQLGYVIGVAEPVSVLVETFGTEKVDPAKISKAVRDIFPLKPAAMIKHLDLLRPIYQKTAAFGHFGREVFTWERTDKVEELKSLLG